The genomic DNA AAAGGTATTATGCTTTCTTTTTATACGGTTTACTAACTGTAAATTGGGCCATTACTACAGATTTTAAACAGACATTTGTGTATTTAAAAAGGAAATTATCTTACGGTAAATTCCCTAATCCTGCAACGCAGTGGACCAAATTAATTGTTGGTAAAATTATATATTATGCTATTTGGGTTGTTTTACCATTAGCATTAGGCTTTACCTGGTGGCAAGTTTTAATAGGCTTCTTTATTATGCATTATACTGCTGGAATTATTTTAAGTGTTATTTTCCAATTAGCACATGTTATGCCTAATACAGACATGCCTTTACCAGACGAAAACGGTAACATGAAAAACACCTGGGCCATTCATCAATTATTTACAACCTCAAATTTTTCTCCTAAAAGTTGGTTGGTAGAATTCTATACTGGTGGGTTAAACCGACAAGTTGAGCATCACTTATTTGCTCAAATTAGTCACATTCATTATAACAGAATAGCGAAAATAGTTAAAGAAACAGCTAAAGAGTTTAGCTTACCTTACAATGAATATGATACTATTTGGAAAGCTATTTCTGAACATTACAACCAATTAAAGGTATTAGGAAGAAAACCTAGTTTAGCCTAAAATTCACATTTTACATACAACAACACATAAAAAAATGAACTTATTATCAGATAGAATTTTAAACATGTCTACATCTGCCACTCTAGCTATGGCTGCAAAGGCAAGAGAACTTAGAGGTGAAGGAAAAGATATCATTGGCTTAAGCCTTGGAGAACCAGACTTTAATACTCCAGATTTTATTAAAGATGCTGCGATTCAAGCTATAAACGACAATTACAATTCATACTCTCCTGTTGATGGATATGTAGAATTAA from Flavivirga abyssicola includes the following:
- a CDS encoding fatty acid desaturase family protein, which translates into the protein MSKQALTFSRNDSAKFFKTLNKRVNNYFKENNIKRTGNWKLYTKAIVMFSLLIVPVVLIFTVDLPSWVQVICMMVVGVGMAGVGMNVMHDANHGSFSSKKWVNKLMGSSIYILAGNDYNWKVQHNVLHHTYTNIQGHDEDIDAGRIIRFSKHTKWLKIHKYQRYYAFFLYGLLTVNWAITTDFKQTFVYLKRKLSYGKFPNPATQWTKLIVGKIIYYAIWVVLPLALGFTWWQVLIGFFIMHYTAGIILSVIFQLAHVMPNTDMPLPDENGNMKNTWAIHQLFTTSNFSPKSWLVEFYTGGLNRQVEHHLFAQISHIHYNRIAKIVKETAKEFSLPYNEYDTIWKAISEHYNQLKVLGRKPSLA